ACGCACACGCTCATCATACCCGTTTTTATATTTGTCATTCTGACTTGCTTTACACCAAAACAGATTGGTCAATTTTCACTCATTAAAACAAGCAATGGTATATCCATTGTTTTTTAGCAATACCATTTTGGCCATGTTGCTGAAACAGGCCGAAAAATTTGAGCTTTGGATTCTAAATGGTGACTTTACAGTACTTGATTTACAACAAAACTGACACTCCACACGTTCTCAATACGtttaatttgatattttcattaacctttcctcctctttttgcatttgaaagctcaaattgaattggaagagTGCTCATTCTGGTAAATTTACGTACATATTTGATCTATTTTTCAATgctcttttttaaatttagaaTTTCCGTCCCTATTGTCGTAGATACTAAGGATGAGGCAAGAGGCATGATCAAGATGATCCTTAATAGAGGGAGCAGGACTTTTTTTGTATCTGACCAAGGGTGCCTTCTAGCTGCAGCACAAGTTCGGTCAGCGTTAGGGCTCATCCCTCAACTCGGGCATTTTATTGCTGAACTATTGAGCCAAAAAGTTATGGGAAATGATAAGGGTCATAATTACACGTACagattttgcaactttttgtgAAAATACTACGAGGCGAAATGGCACTTGTTAACCCCATACTACCATTGAAAAGATTTCAGATTACTGGCTGAGGAGAGGCTGTCCTCGGTTTATATTAGTTGGAGGTGCCCATTGGCCTCAACATTTGTGTATGTTCATGTGTATATTCATGTATAAGTATCTATTTAGCATgtaaataataatgatgagaAATGAGATAGTTCCCCCCTAGGATCGGGATGACCAGAGGATATTTCTTGAGACTCAATGAAGGGAGTGAGCGCCTGTCTTCTGCCAACCAACATACACCCTCATCTAGTACATTCCTAATCCAGGCTGGAAACACTGGCCGAGGTcgcaaaaaagaaaccaacgATGGATGACATGTATAGTCGACCGCCATAAGGGCAAACGAACCCACCAACTCAACCAACGAACCACTAACCAAACTACCCAGTTAGCTAGATACAGTTGGCAAGATCGATGGGTTAGGTAGATAGCTAGTAGCTCCACCGGCAGCACATTCGCTGATCGCCGCTTGAGGTCGCAAGTAAAAGTAAAAGGCATTGAGAACTTCACACGCATCTTGTGCTGGTAGCAGCAGCGGCAGCAGCAGCAATGGCATGAGCAGTAGCAGTAGCAGTAGCAGCAAAAGAGGACGAAGATGAAGGAGCAGGAATATGATGTTCTGGCATGGAGATGATTAGGTGGATGTTTCTACCAGACTCAGTCTAGATGTGGTACTAAGGAAGAAACGAAaagcatgatgatgatgatgatgatgacgaaaaAAGTCTTCGCCTACctcaatgcacatgaaagcTTGGTCATGGCCGACACCAAAGCACAGCGCATGCACTTCCAAGCTTCGAAAATCGGCACTTTCGATTGCTCGGTCCGTTGTTCGACTAAATGTATGTTTGAAACCAGGATTCGAGCGAAGGGTTTGAAAGGAGAAACACACAATTCTATTGGGGCGATCTATTAAAAATGACTTCTGCATATTCATTATTTGGGTACACATCCGTCCCAAGATGAGATATTACGGATTGGCCTCTTATGATTTACGGGTAATTGTTCATTTATGCAGAGGCGGTCAGAGCTGCCGTTTCAGAATTACGttcgtcgtcctcatcgtcTTCTACATCCTCTTCAGAGCTGTTACGATGACGAttatcatgatgatgatgatgattatgatgttGAGTGTCATTTGGCAGACTGGCAACGATGCCGTTGGCGGGCTTGGGGCACGCTTCCAAGGCCAGTCCCGATTCCACATCATTCACAGGGGGTAAGGAGTGTCTTCTCGAAGAACTCTCTGACGAGTCGGACCCGACCCGGGTCATTTTGACTGACCCGTTAGCAAGGGAATCCGAATGACTCCTTAAATGGCGTGAGATTCCGTTCAAATCACCATTACCCAAGGCGATATTGGTTGGGATGGCGTCTTCCCCATCATGGTGGGTGTCATGATCGGGCGCACTTTCGACAGGTTCAGGCGAAAGGATGGCAACGGCGGCGGGGGAGTTCACGGTGGAAGAGACAGGATTGGCAATATGACTAGAAGCGATGAGAGCCTCCATAGCTTTGTACATGAAGAGAATATCTGCCTGAAAAGTGGAAAGAAAACGATCGATTTGAGGATCGTGTCCGTGCAATCCTGGTCATGAGATTGCTCGTGCTATCGACGAATTACCTTTGATTTCCAAACGCCAGGCCGATTGTCATGGTAGAGCTTGGCCACTTGATAGACGTCTAAGGCATCTTCTGTTTCAAGCTGTTGACATAGTGTGGTTAGGGCGCAAAACGTGGCCGCTTCGGTTCCGCCCATCCTATAGAGATTAAGAAAATATCAAGTGTCATTTGATCTCTTTAGTCAAATGTGTTGCAGTATATTGGACGAGAGCAAATTTTATATTCATGTATGTCtttaacaaaacaaaagctTAATTAGGAATGAATGACAGAGCAAAAAACTATTTCATCCAGACATTCGGTTCTGGTTTAGTCGATTGAATTGGTGGTTGAAGCAAGGGCGGAAGAGGTCAATGAATGGCGCTTGCTTCTCAAGTTCATCAGGATTCCATGGTCAATCAATCGAGCCTGATTTAAAAGAAGTGGCTCATCACGAACAGTAGTGAAACGTACGAATGAAGAGGCTTTTGTTACCAACCAATGAAGGTACAACGCAGGAAAGACAGGAAAGAAATGGATAAAGGGAATACATTAGTGACGAAGACGacgaaattaaaaaaaaacctgccaAATAAACGCTTATCGACCTCTCATTAGCCATGGTCACTAAAGATTTATAGGGAAAGTAGtgttgatttgattgatttgatttaagaAGAAGTCTGTTTTCaccaaaaaggcaaaccaAGGCATGACTGAAACATCGCCTTTGGGGGAAAGGGAAATTGGCCAACTGCCTGGCTCCTGAATAAGCGCTTATGGTATAGTATGATATTGTCCAAGAGGATCGTGGTCAATTAGAAGAGGAAGAGCAATATCAAGGACAGCCCAGCCAACATAAGTAAAATACAGCTACCAATCAAATAAAGGGAACCAAGGCACAATATAGATATTTACTGAGTCCTATTCCGATCTCACAGAGGTAGCGATTAGTTCGGTCGCACATTAGCCAATCCCTTTTTACATACTCGAAGAAAATGTGCCCAAAAATACGCTCTTTAGCTCGGAACAGAAATATGGCTCAGATTGATAAGTAGATGATTACAATAGGTGGGTCTGATACTATCGCAATGCctgcaagtcattttctgcagTCTGAGCTTAAGAGGGGTctcttttggcaaatttcctaatttcaagtttcaaatttcctaAGACAGATCAGCGAATGAAAGACCCAACATCACGCAACTTCGTCAAAAAATTCGGGTAGGATTTTAGCACTTTTTGCGTAAATTTCCAACCAGCCTCAGTTTGACGGGTAAATAACGAAATCCAAGTTCAAGAGTCATCTGATAGGCCAATTATCTTTTTCTAGaataacatttcaattttatttacATGATTTCTATATAAATAAGCCCTTTACTTACAAGCAAGCTTTCTATTTCATATACAGTAGTATAGCTTGCATGAATTGTTACTTACTTAAACTGAAgtatattttttgtttcaaggaTAACATAACAGAGGCACCCTCAATGTCTATGATTGATTTTAAAACCAGGATATTTAACACAAAGGCTCTATTTTCCTAACCAACCGTCACAAACTAATAAGGTTATGGGTGAGTTTAAAGTCAAGACATGCGTCTagcttcaaattcaattttgctaTGGGTGCAGACACAATCGGACACTGATCTTGATCTGAACCAAAAGGTTCGtagattaagaaaaaaataagccaAAGCCAACGACCTCTCAAGGACCGACTGCGCAACATTTACTGTCCAAAATCGCTACTTCTTGTATCATGGACGGCGGTCAAGGGCTCTTAGTCTAGCAAAAAATGATGGAGGGGGATATCGCAAACTTGACCATTGATACAAACTGGTTTTGAAGGGTGAAACTTTGGACAGTAGACATCCGTCTCCAATTTACTCCAAACGGTCAAAATGGGGATATGACACACAGTCTTGATAGCATGAAGACTTGAGTTTTTCTTCTGATCATGAAACCGGTAGGATTGGGTGCTCATAAATGAGTATAGGTCGGGGATTTTGGCTAGGCAAGTACAAGGTGTAAAGAGTACTCACGCATCAAGAACAACCATTGGCCCATTTTGATATTCCAGATGCCATTCTTGAACCAGCGTTAGCACCTCGAAAGCTTCCGTTAATTGCTTGACGTTATGAGGCCATCCTGAGCAGAGAATGACTCGAACTGTCAACTCGTAATCATCTTGACAGGAAGAGAGGACAAAATCTAATGTGGAATGGCCCTCATGAGTGGCCTTTTCGATAAAGCGAACTCTGAAGGTCTCCAAGTCGAACTCTTCGTCCAGGATTGGCCAAAAGATTGGAAACTCGGTCTAGAAGATAATATTGTCCGTGACGTGTGTTTGTGAAGCAGTGAGAGAAGGTATTAGTTTCATACCAGATCCTCCATCGATGAGAGAAGGACAATCGTTTGCACATTGTGATCCCAAAGCATCCGCCAAAATTCGTGCTTAGTGTCTTCAGTCGGATGTTGCGTGATGATGAACTCTTTTAGACGATGATAACCATGAAGCCAGGAAGCGTTTATGTAGTCAGATCCTTCCAATCCTGGTTTAGGTGCCAATACGACACGGGCAGATTCAATGGGAACGATCTCAGAATCTCGATTCTTTGACACGTTGCAAGACTTGTGGGCTGACGTGCAGTGGAACTCAGCGGGCTCGAAGGAGGTGattagctttaaaaaaagaagaaggtcGTTTAGCAATTTGGCCTTCTCGTTTTCCTCCCATCGACTCGAAAAATGAATCAACCAATGAGCGTACCTGCAATTgcttttgcaatttcatcTCCTCATTCTGAACGATATCTTCAATGTATGGCGTAATATCAATACTTTTGATCTCTGTGAAACCGGACCTAAGGGCCTCCAAGATCGCGTCATGGATAAATATGTATTGCTCCTCAGTTTGAACTAGATGATTTCGTTGCTTTCGGATGTGTTTGAGGAAACCAAAGGCATTGAATTGACCCTGATCTCTTATTTGCTCCAAGAGGGCGTGAATCGCAATATAGGTGCCGGTCCGACCCACTCCAGCACTGCAATGAACGATAATAGGGCCCCCATCCGGAGGGTTGGATTCGGAGGACTTCTTGATGAACGAAAGAACGGGAAGCGGGTGGGCGGGCACGCCGTGATCGGGCCACGAGGTATAATGGAACTGCAAGACATCGCGTTCACCCGAAGCACATTTCTTCTTGCGCAACTACAAATACAGATATCAATCAATGTTTGGCcagtaaaaaaataatgttaaaCTCGTAGTTAGAAGGTTCCATTTATAAGGAGGAAGCCGGTCCTGTGCtcaaagaaaagtaaaaagtgGTATAATGGCAAACACAGGGAAAAAGTTACTACgtcaaaaataaagaaatcaaCACGAAAATGGGGACAGGAACCATACATGCATTCAAACACTAATTACAAAACCCTTGACTCttgatattcattttacttacaGTTCCACCACCAGTT
This DNA window, taken from Tigriopus californicus strain San Diego chromosome 9, Tcal_SD_v2.1, whole genome shotgun sequence, encodes the following:
- the LOC131886255 gene encoding tyrosine-protein phosphatase 99A-like isoform X2; this encodes MRSRRLWLSLAWLTLGGGLTITAGPMPLEADSTPPPPPDEPDLVPQLATQAEVSPPPPRDEEIPPDKAALPVPTQLRLLSATQESVRLAWQFTWPGGGSSEPNEASRVLAHDDRANHYFLIIYVHGDDEKFHRVQRDQRECELTGLKTHSLYEIRVKALVGGRSTPPSPPINVSTDVGQPGQPVITNVSCYDTGALSLEWERPSDFDKSVDYYRVFYRPTDQAVFEHVTVPSGTKETSMRYHLRPLVGRKHYVIKICAATRSIYNPNRTWLGEASKEVRVYLPESQCLGPEHGQAGELSIGMVLGAVGALVLLALACVCYVIWKRHLKSAYYEIDDLPRVVVPMGEPQWENEPGLEGAKPGSILVENLEEHVALLHADSDFGFTKEYEEIQTFSAQETQACHLQCSHPDNKCKNRYLNIVAYDHSRVVLSQASGQRKTSDYINANYIDGYRKYNAYIGTQGPLEDTCEAFWRMVWEQNVFVIVMITNLSERGRRKCDMYWPKDDAGCSYGPFEVHLEHEKVMSNYTLRKLKLRHLKLRKKKCASGERDVLQFHYTSWPDHGVPAHPLPVLSFIKKSSESNPPDGGPIIVHCSAGVGRTGTYIAIHALLEQIRDQGQFNAFGFLKHIRKQRNHLVQTEEQYIFIHDAILEALRSGFTEIKSIDITPYIEDIVQNEEMKLQKQLQLITSFEPAEFHCTSAHKSCNVSKNRDSEIVPIESARVVLAPKPGLEGSDYINASWLHGYHRLKEFIITQHPTEDTKHEFWRMLWDHNVQTIVLLSSMEDLTEFPIFWPILDEEFDLETFRVRFIEKATHEGHSTLDFVLSSCQDDYELTVRVILCSGWPHNVKQLTEAFEVLTLVQEWHLEYQNGPMVVLDAMGGTEAATFCALTTLCQQLETEDALDVYQVAKLYHDNRPGVWKSKADILFMYKAMEALIASSHIANPVSSTVNSPAAVAILSPEPVESAPDHDTHHDGEDAIPTNIALGNGDLNGISRHLRSHSDSLANGSVKMTRVGSDSSESSSRRHSLPPVNDVESGLALEACPKPANGIVASLPNDTQHHNHHHHHDNRHRNSSEEDVEDDEDDERNSETAALTASA
- the LOC131886255 gene encoding tyrosine-protein phosphatase 99A-like isoform X1; this encodes MRSRRLWLSLAWLTLGGGLTITAGPMPLEADSTPPPPPDEPDLVPQLATQAEVSPPPPRDEEIPPDKAALPVPTQLRLLSATQESVRLAWQFTWPGGGSSEPNEASRVLAHDDRANHYFLIIYVHGDDEKFHRVQRDQRECELTGLKTHSLYEIRVKALVGGRSTPPSPPINVSTDVGQPGQPVITNVSCYDTGALSLEWERPSDFDKSVDYYRVFYRPTDQAVFEHVTVPSGTKETSMRYHLRPLVGRKHYVIKICAATRSIYNPNRTWLGEASKEVRVYLPESQCLGPEHGQAGELSIGMVLGAVGALVLLALACVCYVIWKRHLKSAYYEIDDLPRVVVPMGEPQWENEPGLEGAKPGSILVENLEEHVALLHADSDFGFTKEYEEIQTFSAQETQACHLQCSHPDNKCKNRYLNIVAYDHSRVVLSQASGQRKTSDYINANYIDGYRKYNAYIGTQGPLEDTCEAFWRMVWEQNVFVIVMITNLSERGRRKCDMYWPKDDAGCSYGPFEVHLEHEKVMSNYTLRKLKLRHLKELADKPIGTGGGTLRKKKCASGERDVLQFHYTSWPDHGVPAHPLPVLSFIKKSSESNPPDGGPIIVHCSAGVGRTGTYIAIHALLEQIRDQGQFNAFGFLKHIRKQRNHLVQTEEQYIFIHDAILEALRSGFTEIKSIDITPYIEDIVQNEEMKLQKQLQLITSFEPAEFHCTSAHKSCNVSKNRDSEIVPIESARVVLAPKPGLEGSDYINASWLHGYHRLKEFIITQHPTEDTKHEFWRMLWDHNVQTIVLLSSMEDLTEFPIFWPILDEEFDLETFRVRFIEKATHEGHSTLDFVLSSCQDDYELTVRVILCSGWPHNVKQLTEAFEVLTLVQEWHLEYQNGPMVVLDAMGGTEAATFCALTTLCQQLETEDALDVYQVAKLYHDNRPGVWKSKADILFMYKAMEALIASSHIANPVSSTVNSPAAVAILSPEPVESAPDHDTHHDGEDAIPTNIALGNGDLNGISRHLRSHSDSLANGSVKMTRVGSDSSESSSRRHSLPPVNDVESGLALEACPKPANGIVASLPNDTQHHNHHHHHDNRHRNSSEEDVEDDEDDERNSETAALTASA